DNA sequence from the Desulfocurvus vexinensis DSM 17965 genome:
GCCGCGTTACGAACCCATCGGAGTCTGGGTTCAGGGCACGGGACCGGGGTTGGACCTGGTGATCGAGTTCCTGCCCGGAAATGCCGATGCCGAGGAAGACGCGCAGTGGGTGGTCAACCGGCTGGTGGAGCAAGGCGTCCGCAGCCTGCCCGATGATTTCCTTACTTATCATCAGGGAACGCTTTCTCAGTACCGCGGCATTCGGGGACCTGTCATCGAGACCGATAAGTATTCCTCTGCAGAATATTGTGTAAGGGACTTAACAAATAGATTTTCAGTAAAAACGGCGGCGTGAGATTTTACTATCTTATCAGCCTGATTCGATTATTCTTGGCTTTGTATTTTTCGATAACCTCTTGGCCCTCAAGCGTATTAAGACAGCGCATTACCCGACGCTCGAAGACTTTACGAGGGTTTCCGCGTGTCAAAACCCCCACCTCCTTGAGGACACGGGATGCCATAGAATGCACGGTGCAGGACTGGTTTGGGCATTTTGACAATACCTTGATAATAGCGTTTTGGATTTCCATTACGGTAACTTCCTCCACGCGACGGCCTACCGACTCTAAGTCAATTTCATCATTTTCAGGTGATTCATCGCTTTGAGTAGGATCGTCGTCTTCTTCATCATCATCATCGAATTCCTCAAAAACCTGCCCACCCTCAGTGTCATGCCATCCTTCATTGCTATCGGAATGATGGTTACTAAAGCATGATCCGGGGAAAATACCTCTCTCTTCAAGCATGAACCACAATTGTTTAAGCGCCGCGATCTTGTCTGTGTAAAAGGCCGACTCTCTCACACGGAAAAACTCCCATCCGCAACGTTCAAGTTGCCGTTGGCGTTGCATATCCGCCTCGTAACGGTCAGCGCCGTGCCAATTGTCTCCGTCGCATTCGACAGCCAGCCGCGCCTGCCCGCCCTCGACCACGAGATCAATACGCTTTCCCGCAACTTCATGCTGGGCAAGCACAGTAAAATCACTGCGAAGAAGTTCTAAGGCAACGTCAACCTCGAACCAGCTTTCGAATGGCGCGGGGGGATTCACGACGCGCCGATTATCCTGTGAAGCTCGCCGCTCCAGTTCATCCCGCTCGATTCCAGCAATCTGTTGAGGCTTCGTATTCTCAAAGAAATCAAGTAAATGTCTCCTAAGACACGAAGCGCTTAGATCGTCACAGGTGACCGAATGGAAAAGAATCATCATGTCACGGGCTCGACTGGCCGCGACATTAAAGCGGCGCTCGTCCGCCGCCTTTGTGAGAGGCCCGATTCTTTCATTGCTGGCTGCAACGAGCGACAGAAACATGATGTCGCGTTCATCGCCTTGAAAACTGTAAGGATTGCCACAAACCAGGCGACGCCGTTCCATTTCCTCGGCCCCAAGTCGTTCTAGCAATTGATTCTCGATCAAAGCTGCTTGCGCTTCGCCTTGAAGCACCACCACGCCCATAGTCTTCCGATTGTACTGGCTGTCGCCGCACATTTCGGCGATTCTTTGGACGATGAATTCGGCTTCCGGGCGGTTGATTGTACGGTTATTTGAGCCTTCACGATATCCGCCGCTCACAAAAACATGCTCCAGCGGGGGCTGCCGGTTCGGGCCATACTGCCTCAAGGGGATTAGCGGCGTATCCGAATAGCAAAGGTCGTTGCTGAAACGGATTATTTCCGGCATACAGCGGAAGTGCTCACGCAACGTGATGCGCCGGGTTCCATACCGAAGTTTCCCGTGGTCGAACAGGCTACTCTCAATATCGAATGACGACTTGAAGTGAAAATCATAAAGGAACTCTTCCATCAGGCGATGCACTGAATCGCGGGGCAAACCCACGGCATCCGGACTGATCTGTTTGTCATCGCCAACGATCAATATCTTCTTTCCGAGATAGAACAAGGGAAGCGCTTCGACGCCACATTGCGAAGCCTCGTCAACGATGATCACATCAAACATGCCGGGCGCGGGATACACCGTGTCCCAAACGCGATGGAGTGGCATTACCCAAGCCGGAACCGCCTCGCGGCATTCATTCAGGTGCCCTTGAGCCTCGCGGCGATGACGTGGCGCATGTTTCCCCGTCCCCTTGCCAAGCCGCCGCATGGACTGTTGCCAGGCTTCCATGTGGCGGCGATGGTTTTCCTTAAGCCGTGAGAAACAGAATGACCAAGCGTAAAGCGAAGCAAGTTTCGCGATAATGTTGTTTATCTCATCCTCGATTTGTTTTGCGCGTTTGGCGAGCGCCGGAACGTCTTCCTTCCGGATGTAATCCTCGATCCAGTATCGTGCCTGCGCCCAATGCCAGGTGTCTCCAATGTGCTGGATTCGTTCCTCCCAATATGGCTCGTTGCAGGTTTGTTCCAAGGACTTCGTGAACTGTGGAATCAAACGGCGCAGTTTCGAGAGATATTCGTCCACCTTCTGAAGGCGCTGACGCTGCTTCTCCAAATCCTGAATCGTATTCGCGCACAGTGCGAACTTATCCATGTCGCGGCTGCGAATTGCGCTCAGCAGATCACTTGTCACCTGATGGGCGCCGCCCTTGGCGGCAATGCGAGAAATCGGAACCTCAATGGTCTGGATTTCTTCGGCGGCAAGCCGCTTGTTGATACGCGCCAATGCAAGGCGACATGAGGAGACAACCCTTTCAATTTGTGATTCGTCGGCCCATACCGGCTCGCCCATGCCTAAGCAATGGTTTTTCGCTTCTCGACATTTGCCAATGAGTTCTTCTATCGCTAAGGCATTCTCAAGCGCGTCGCGCAGCGATTTAAGGGATATCAATTGGAGAGCATATGGCCCTTCAGTTTTTTCACATCGCCCTTTCCAAAAACCCCATGCTTTTTCGCATTCAATACGAACGTGCAACGCGTCGGCAAGAGCTGAGAAATGTTCGACCGCGGAACATGGGCGACCGCCAACCTTCACGGTCTTGATAACGTATAACCGCTCTTTCACCGGTTTAGGCCGAAACAACCCCCAACCCAGTTTCCCGCCGGTCTCCATGTGCTCTCTAAGTTTGCCGGCATCTTCATACAACGACCTGATATCGATAGTGTCCGGGAATTCGATTCGGATCTCGTCGGCAACCGAAACGAGTTCTTCAATTGACGCAACAACGTCTCGAACAACACGCATAAGTTCATGCCACAGGGACGAATTGCCGCTCAGAATATCGCACAAGGCATCATTCATCCATAAATACGGCGTTGCTAGGAGTCTCCTGCGCGTGTCCCGAAAAGTTGAGAAAGCGTTACGAATCACCTCGATGACCGGCGGATTGTTTCTTGATAATAGATCGGCTAACTGTTCATCGGCCCCGCGTGCCGAGCTTTGCTCTTCTTCAGTCGCGCTTGTCTCATTACTCACGAGATTGGCAAAACGCTCAGGAGATGGCAATGCTTGGGGCCATGCGAGGCTCAACTCCCGGCGCTTCTCAAACGTGAATTGACGCAACGCTACAAGTACACTTCGCAAATCATTTGTGGAGATCTGACACGTCTTGTCTAAAGGAATGGAATCCGTGAACCATTCGTAGTCGGCTCGATCCCGGTTCACAGCTTCGGCGATTCTGGCCGCCGTCCCTCGATAAGCTCCCTCCGCGATAGACTGCGTATGCGTTTCGGACTCTCGGATGTCGCGGAGCCGTCGGTTAACCCTGACATTCTCCTCACGGAGATTCCGAAGGCCTTCTTCAAGTCGCAGGCGCTCGTATTTGGCGCGATCTTCGTTCCACTCCTCATTTTTTCGGAGAATGCCACCAACGCTGGATTCTAGAGAGCGGCGTTCTTCAAGCCCACTGCCAAGCAGATTGATGCAGAGGGGACGCAACTCGTCTGGCACCAACCCTTCAAGAACCTGAAGCGCGCGCGGCGTTTTCGCCGTGATGAGAGTTCGCTGTCCCGTGGCAAGCAGATGGCAAATCAGATTGGCAATGGTATGTGATTTTCCGGTGCCCGGCGGCCCTTGCACGAGCACGCCGCTTGCAGCTCGAATCTTATCAACAATGCGGCGTTGCTCATCGTTCGATGGTTTGGGAAAAAAGATTTCACCATCGAATGCAGAGTTTGCCTCTTCCGGCCCATTTGGCGATTCGAGGCCGACCTTCGGACGGATTTCCGCGAGGTCCGCGAATTCGCCGGGGATGTCTTCGCCGTGCTCGATCTGTTCCTTGATCCGTTTTAAGGTTTCGGTAAGACCTTTGGCGGAACGCTTTCGCAGGATCAAAGCTGGAGCATATTCCACTATGGGCTTCGCCGAGGCGCGGATATTTTTCACTTCCAGCGAGTCGTTATAATCACCTTGCGAGTTGATCGAATGCACCAGGGCCTGAAGGACGCCTTCGACACAACCTTTTTCCCAAGGATCGTCTTCGGCTGCGGCCAGTGACCCCTTCGCGGTCTCCTCAGCGCGCGCCGGTTGTTCCTCGATGTCCAGCATATCGAATTCAGGGCGCAACTTCGTGCCCTCCGTGTGAGGACGGACGGTGAATTTCCCCAAACGGGCCTCAAACTCCAGGATGGCGTCGGCGACAATCAAATGACGCCGTGCGCGCTGCCCGGTGGGTGTCTGCCATGTCAGCAGTCCCAAGCCAAGCACGAGTTCGTATTCCTCGCCAAGCCGTAGTTGTTCTTGATAGATGCCAAAGAGCGCGGAATAAACCTTATGTACCTTCTCCCACGCATTATGTTCTTCCGTCCACGGCAGCCATTTGTCTTCAACGTAGTGATCCCATGCTTGTTGAACTTCGGGATGATCCACAATACGTTCGGTGTGCGGGACGGTTTCCGGCTGGTCCGAACCCTCGTGCCAATCGGGATTCGGCATTTGCCGGATGATTTCAGAAAGAAGTTCGGGAATGTCATTCTTGTTGCGGAGTGAAGAACGGTTAACCCAATCTTCACATCGTATTGGAACCGTGGGCAATTCCGGTTCTCGCCGGTTCTGT
Encoded proteins:
- a CDS encoding AAA domain-containing protein; amino-acid sequence: MNSSNFQGINEKAIRLVDFLLRLANLRAKLIRDIAEYEKVLWVSSVPRERGCFTQAWGREEEHEQDEWLEVQNRREPELPTVPIRCEDWVNRSSLRNKNDIPELLSEIIRQMPNPDWHEGSDQPETVPHTERIVDHPEVQQAWDHYVEDKWLPWTEEHNAWEKVHKVYSALFGIYQEQLRLGEEYELVLGLGLLTWQTPTGQRARRHLIVADAILEFEARLGKFTVRPHTEGTKLRPEFDMLDIEEQPARAEETAKGSLAAAEDDPWEKGCVEGVLQALVHSINSQGDYNDSLEVKNIRASAKPIVEYAPALILRKRSAKGLTETLKRIKEQIEHGEDIPGEFADLAEIRPKVGLESPNGPEEANSAFDGEIFFPKPSNDEQRRIVDKIRAASGVLVQGPPGTGKSHTIANLICHLLATGQRTLITAKTPRALQVLEGLVPDELRPLCINLLGSGLEERRSLESSVGGILRKNEEWNEDRAKYERLRLEEGLRNLREENVRVNRRLRDIRESETHTQSIAEGAYRGTAARIAEAVNRDRADYEWFTDSIPLDKTCQISTNDLRSVLVALRQFTFEKRRELSLAWPQALPSPERFANLVSNETSATEEEQSSARGADEQLADLLSRNNPPVIEVIRNAFSTFRDTRRRLLATPYLWMNDALCDILSGNSSLWHELMRVVRDVVASIEELVSVADEIRIEFPDTIDIRSLYEDAGKLREHMETGGKLGWGLFRPKPVKERLYVIKTVKVGGRPCSAVEHFSALADALHVRIECEKAWGFWKGRCEKTEGPYALQLISLKSLRDALENALAIEELIGKCREAKNHCLGMGEPVWADESQIERVVSSCRLALARINKRLAAEEIQTIEVPISRIAAKGGAHQVTSDLLSAIRSRDMDKFALCANTIQDLEKQRQRLQKVDEYLSKLRRLIPQFTKSLEQTCNEPYWEERIQHIGDTWHWAQARYWIEDYIRKEDVPALAKRAKQIEDEINNIIAKLASLYAWSFCFSRLKENHRRHMEAWQQSMRRLGKGTGKHAPRHRREAQGHLNECREAVPAWVMPLHRVWDTVYPAPGMFDVIIVDEASQCGVEALPLFYLGKKILIVGDDKQISPDAVGLPRDSVHRLMEEFLYDFHFKSSFDIESSLFDHGKLRYGTRRITLREHFRCMPEIIRFSNDLCYSDTPLIPLRQYGPNRQPPLEHVFVSGGYREGSNNRTINRPEAEFIVQRIAEMCGDSQYNRKTMGVVVLQGEAQAALIENQLLERLGAEEMERRRLVCGNPYSFQGDERDIMFLSLVAASNERIGPLTKAADERRFNVAASRARDMMILFHSVTCDDLSASCLRRHLLDFFENTKPQQIAGIERDELERRASQDNRRVVNPPAPFESWFEVDVALELLRSDFTVLAQHEVAGKRIDLVVEGGQARLAVECDGDNWHGADRYEADMQRQRQLERCGWEFFRVRESAFYTDKIAALKQLWFMLEERGIFPGSCFSNHHSDSNEGWHDTEGGQVFEEFDDDDEEDDDPTQSDESPENDEIDLESVGRRVEEVTVMEIQNAIIKVLSKCPNQSCTVHSMASRVLKEVGVLTRGNPRKVFERRVMRCLNTLEGQEVIEKYKAKNNRIRLIR